Part of the Desulforegula conservatrix Mb1Pa genome is shown below.
ACGAAATCCTTCTCAGGATCGGCCTTGACTGGCTTAAGGATACTTTTTTCATGCAGGTGAATATCTGAAAATGACGGAAAACCGTTGCGCTCTTGTACTCGGAGCAGTAAAAGGAATAGGGAAAGCTGTGGCGCTTGATCTCCTGAAATCAGGAATAAGAGTCGCAGCAACCTGGCATGACTGGGAAGACAGCTATTCATCCATGCAGGCTGATTTTCAGGCAACAGGAACGGATCATCTTCTTCATAAAATTGATCTGAGAGATCCCGAAGCAATTCCTTTTCTGATCCAGGAGACAATTTCCAAATTCGGCAGACTCGATATTCTTGTAAACAATATCGAACGCGGCGGTATGCCCGTTGTTCACGGCCATTATACGTCAGACCAATGGGATCTTGAGATGGAAACCACACTCAAGTCAAAGAGATGGGTTTTTGAGAATGCCTTCCCCCACCTCAAGGCATCAGGCAACGGCGTGGTCATAAATTTTTCATCCATATCCGCAATCACAGGCAGAACAGGGCCTGCCAGCCTCCTTTTCAACGAAGCTTATTCCGCTGCAAACAGAGGCGTTTCTCTTT
Proteins encoded:
- a CDS encoding SDR family NAD(P)-dependent oxidoreductase; this encodes MTENRCALVLGAVKGIGKAVALDLLKSGIRVAATWHDWEDSYSSMQADFQATGTDHLLHKIDLRDPEAIPFLIQETISKFGRLDILVNNIERGGMPVVHGHYTSDQWDLEMETTLKSKRWVFENAFPHLKASGNGVVINFSSISAITGRTGPASLLFNEAYSAANRGVSLFTETWARMAAPEVRVNEIMLGIFETRHAEGTRGWGLLTESQKKRLIDHTLIGRTGKLDDVVKAVRFIIDDAPYMTGSILRLDGGYVLGGETVEKMPQGVL